The following proteins are co-located in the Streptomyces bottropensis ATCC 25435 genome:
- a CDS encoding universal stress protein encodes MITRRVVVGVDGSAVTVRALDLAADEAALRAATLEIVYAVPDLDEAWPVLASAASRVVYRHPGLPVVTVPVEGHPAAVLAERGHEAALTVVGRRSPGELAGTVPDSVSRSLAAHGHGPLLVVRGDSPPHLHNEVLLVLDAGMDTAAYALHEAGLRSAGLRVLRPPAYRRPAPAPAQRRRGEAAASHVVPADDVLVGRGERHPRVRRETQDAGPASTQALLEATLTSDLVIIGCRPGPGGHGRHLGSTARTVLNRAHCPVLVVTTGQESTTPSPREQLRAGMGRTAPRAGTDGEVRVRCPALPAAVAPHQYREQGSSVRSEGENRR; translated from the coding sequence ATGATCACGCGCCGCGTCGTCGTCGGTGTGGACGGCTCGGCCGTCACCGTACGAGCACTGGATCTGGCCGCCGACGAGGCGGCCCTGCGCGCCGCCACTCTGGAGATCGTGTACGCCGTGCCGGACCTCGACGAGGCCTGGCCGGTGCTGGCGTCTGCCGCCTCCCGGGTGGTCTACCGCCATCCAGGTCTGCCGGTCGTCACCGTCCCCGTCGAGGGACATCCGGCAGCCGTACTGGCGGAACGCGGACATGAGGCCGCGCTGACCGTCGTCGGCCGCCGGAGCCCCGGCGAGCTCGCGGGTACGGTGCCGGACTCGGTGAGCCGGAGCCTGGCCGCGCACGGGCACGGCCCGCTGCTGGTCGTACGCGGCGACTCCCCACCGCACCTGCACAACGAGGTACTGCTCGTCCTCGACGCCGGCATGGACACGGCCGCGTACGCCCTCCACGAAGCGGGACTCCGCAGCGCCGGGCTGCGCGTCCTTCGGCCCCCGGCGTATCGCCGCCCGGCTCCGGCACCGGCACAGCGCCGCCGAGGCGAAGCCGCCGCGTCACACGTCGTCCCGGCCGACGATGTACTGGTGGGACGGGGCGAGCGGCACCCGCGCGTCCGCAGGGAGACCCAGGACGCCGGCCCCGCCTCGACGCAGGCACTGCTGGAGGCCACCCTCACGTCCGACCTCGTCATCATCGGCTGCCGACCTGGTCCGGGCGGCCATGGACGCCACCTCGGTTCCACGGCCCGCACGGTGCTGAATCGGGCCCACTGCCCGGTGCTGGTGGTGACCACCGGGCAGGAGAGCACCACGCCCTCCCCACGTGAACAGCTGCGCGCCGGCATGGGCCGAACGGCCCCACGGGCAGGGACGGACGGCGAGGTCCGGGTGCGCTGTCCGGCCCTCCCGGCGGCCGTCGCGCCTCACCAGTATCGGGAGCAAGGCAGTTCCGTGCGAAGCGAGGGAGAGAACCGGCGATGA
- the pflB gene encoding formate C-acetyltransferase, whose translation MTVTTTAGTQAPGAWRGFVGAEWRERIDVRDFIQANYTPYECDSAFLTGPTDRTRAVWEAVSALFPQERHRGILDVDTATPSTITSHAPGYIDRERELIVGLQTDAPLKRAIMPNGGLRMVENGLRAYGYEPDPFVTRVFGTYRKTHNDGVFDAYTAEMKAARRAGIITGLPDAYGRGRIIGDYRRVALYGTDRLVEDKRVERARLDTEPSHQDVIRDREELAEQIRALGELTRMAAMYGCDVTRPATTAREAVQWLYLGYLAAVKEQNGAAMSLGRTSTFLDVYLQRDLDEGILDESRAQELIDDFVIKLRIVRFLRTPEYDALFSGDPTWVTESIGGIGSDGRPLVTRTSFRFLQTLYNLGPAPEPNLTVLWSPRLPFGFKEFCAQVSIDTSAVQYESDELTRPGTGDDTAIACCVSAMAVGKQMQFFGARVNLAKALLYAVNGGRDEMTGEQIAPEAPALTGEYLDYDQLWAAYDHVLDWLARTYVNTLNVIHYMHDKYAYERIEMALHDHPVHRFMACGIAGLSVAADSVSAVKYARVKVFRDATGLAVDFRTEGDFPAYGNNDDRADSIAVGLVEAFMAKVREHPAYRDAEHTQSVLTITSNVVYGKHTGNTPDGRRAGAPFAPGANPMNGRDRHGVAASALSVAKLPYEQARDGISLTTTITPEGLGHVPGERAGHLVGILDAYTASGGFHMNVNVLDRATLEDAMEHPEKYPELTIRVSGYAVNFVRLTREQQLDVISRTFHGAL comes from the coding sequence ATGACGGTAACGACGACGGCCGGAACCCAGGCGCCCGGGGCATGGCGTGGCTTCGTCGGCGCGGAATGGCGCGAGCGGATCGACGTCCGCGACTTCATCCAGGCCAACTACACGCCTTACGAGTGTGATTCCGCGTTCCTGACCGGTCCCACGGACCGCACCCGAGCCGTGTGGGAGGCGGTCAGCGCACTGTTCCCGCAGGAGCGACACCGCGGCATCCTCGACGTGGACACCGCGACCCCCTCCACGATCACCTCGCACGCGCCCGGATACATCGACCGCGAGCGGGAATTGATCGTCGGCCTGCAGACCGACGCCCCGCTGAAGCGGGCGATCATGCCGAACGGCGGCCTGCGGATGGTGGAGAACGGACTGAGGGCGTACGGGTACGAGCCCGACCCGTTCGTGACGCGGGTGTTCGGGACCTATCGCAAGACCCACAACGACGGTGTGTTCGACGCGTACACCGCCGAGATGAAGGCCGCCCGCAGGGCCGGGATCATCACCGGTCTGCCGGACGCCTACGGCCGGGGCCGGATCATCGGCGACTACCGGCGCGTCGCGCTGTACGGCACCGACCGCCTGGTGGAGGACAAGCGCGTGGAGCGTGCCCGGCTGGACACCGAGCCGTCGCACCAGGACGTCATCCGTGACCGAGAGGAACTCGCCGAACAGATAAGGGCGTTGGGTGAACTGACGCGGATGGCGGCCATGTACGGCTGTGACGTCACCCGGCCCGCGACGACCGCCCGCGAGGCGGTGCAGTGGCTCTACCTCGGCTATCTCGCCGCAGTGAAGGAGCAGAACGGGGCCGCGATGTCGCTGGGCCGCACCTCCACCTTCCTGGACGTCTACCTCCAACGGGACCTGGACGAGGGGATCCTCGACGAGTCCCGCGCTCAGGAACTGATCGACGACTTCGTGATCAAGCTGCGGATCGTCCGGTTCCTGCGCACCCCCGAGTACGACGCGCTGTTCTCCGGCGACCCGACCTGGGTGACGGAGTCCATCGGCGGCATCGGAAGCGACGGGCGCCCGCTCGTCACCCGCACCTCCTTCCGCTTCCTGCAGACCCTCTACAACCTCGGCCCCGCCCCGGAACCGAACCTCACCGTCCTGTGGTCGCCCCGACTGCCCTTCGGATTCAAAGAGTTCTGCGCCCAGGTGTCCATCGACACCAGCGCGGTCCAGTACGAGTCCGACGAGCTGACGCGCCCGGGCACCGGTGACGACACCGCGATCGCCTGCTGTGTCTCCGCGATGGCGGTCGGGAAGCAGATGCAGTTCTTCGGCGCCCGGGTCAATCTCGCCAAGGCACTCCTGTACGCGGTCAACGGCGGCCGGGACGAGATGACCGGCGAGCAGATCGCCCCCGAGGCACCCGCGCTGACCGGCGAGTACCTGGACTACGACCAATTGTGGGCGGCCTACGACCACGTCCTCGACTGGCTCGCCCGGACCTACGTCAACACACTCAACGTCATCCACTACATGCACGACAAGTACGCCTACGAGCGCATCGAGATGGCCCTGCACGACCACCCGGTGCACCGCTTCATGGCCTGCGGCATCGCCGGACTCTCGGTCGCCGCCGACAGCGTGTCCGCCGTCAAGTACGCGCGGGTGAAGGTGTTCCGCGACGCCACCGGCCTCGCCGTCGACTTCCGCACCGAGGGCGACTTCCCCGCCTACGGCAACAACGACGACCGCGCCGACAGCATCGCCGTCGGGCTGGTCGAGGCCTTCATGGCGAAGGTGCGCGAGCACCCCGCCTACCGGGACGCCGAGCACACCCAGTCGGTGCTGACCATCACCTCGAACGTCGTCTACGGCAAGCACACCGGCAACACCCCCGACGGCCGCCGCGCCGGAGCGCCCTTCGCCCCCGGCGCCAACCCGATGAACGGCCGCGACCGGCACGGTGTCGCCGCCTCCGCGCTCTCGGTCGCCAAACTGCCCTACGAGCAGGCCCGCGACGGAATCTCGCTGACCACGACGATCACTCCGGAGGGCCTCGGACACGTGCCCGGCGAACGCGCCGGCCACCTGGTCGGCATCCTCGACGCCTACACGGCCTCGGGCGGCTTCCACATGAACGTCAACGTCCTGGACCGCGCCACGCTCGAAGACGCGATGGAACACCCGGAGAAATACCCGGAGTTGACCATCCGGGTCTCCGGCTACGCCGTCAACTTCGTCCGCCTGACCCGTGAGCAGCAGCTCGATGTGATCAGCCGCACCTTCCACGGAGCGTTGTGA
- the pflA gene encoding pyruvate formate-lyase-activating protein — protein sequence MSTATRPVTGRIHSWDLSTGTDGPGTRFVLFVSGCPLRCLYCANPDTWHMRDGREATVDEVMTEIERYRAFITTAGGGVTLTGGEPLLQSAFTGEILRRCKEAGLHTALDTSGFLGSRATDELLADTDLVLLDIKSFDVTTYRKLTGGRLAPTLSFATRLDRLSVPMWVRYVLVPGWTDDPEAVEGLARFAAGLGHVERVDILPFHKLGAAKYEALGIPFPLRDTPAPDPTLIERVREQFTEQGVVAY from the coding sequence GTGAGCACCGCGACCAGGCCGGTGACGGGCCGGATCCACTCCTGGGACCTGTCCACCGGCACGGACGGCCCCGGGACCCGGTTCGTCCTCTTCGTCTCGGGCTGTCCACTGCGCTGTCTGTACTGCGCCAACCCCGACACCTGGCACATGCGCGACGGCCGGGAGGCCACCGTCGACGAGGTGATGACGGAGATCGAGAGGTACCGCGCCTTCATCACCACGGCCGGCGGCGGTGTGACGCTCACCGGCGGAGAACCGCTGCTCCAGTCCGCCTTCACCGGCGAGATCCTGCGCCGTTGCAAGGAAGCCGGGCTGCACACCGCCCTGGACACCTCGGGGTTCCTGGGTTCCCGCGCCACCGACGAACTCCTCGCGGACACCGACCTGGTCCTGCTCGACATCAAGTCCTTCGACGTCACCACCTACCGGAAACTGACCGGCGGCCGGCTCGCCCCCACCCTGTCCTTCGCCACCCGCCTCGACCGGCTGAGCGTCCCGATGTGGGTCCGTTACGTCCTGGTTCCTGGCTGGACCGACGACCCTGAGGCCGTCGAGGGGCTCGCCCGGTTCGCCGCCGGCCTGGGGCATGTCGAGCGGGTGGACATCCTGCCGTTCCACAAGCTGGGCGCCGCGAAGTACGAGGCCCTCGGCATCCCCTTCCCGCTGCGGGACACCCCTGCCCCCGATCCCACGCTGATCGAACGGGTGCGGGAGCAGTTCACGGAACAGGGCGTCGTGGCCTACTGA
- a CDS encoding DoxX family membrane protein, with amino-acid sequence MAVHEHPHRRPGFHLPSLRRSRTASASESAVSARTGTHTAQAYALASLRLVTGFVFLWAFLDKTFGFGYATPSGKGWIDGGSPTMGFLGNVAVGPMESTFHSWAGDPWANWLFMLGLLGIGLALVGGIALRIAAVAGTAMMALMWIAEWPPAKHLSDGSLSMSTNPFTDYHLIYAVVLIALAAAGAGATWGLGKQWARLPFVSRNRWLR; translated from the coding sequence ATGGCCGTGCACGAGCACCCTCACCGGCGCCCGGGCTTCCACCTGCCTTCGCTGCGCAGGAGCCGGACCGCCTCCGCCTCGGAGTCCGCCGTGTCGGCACGTACCGGCACCCACACCGCGCAGGCCTACGCCCTCGCCTCCCTACGCCTGGTCACCGGGTTCGTCTTCCTGTGGGCGTTCCTCGACAAGACCTTCGGCTTCGGCTACGCCACCCCCTCCGGCAAGGGCTGGATCGACGGCGGCTCGCCCACCATGGGCTTCCTGGGCAACGTGGCCGTCGGGCCGATGGAGTCCACGTTCCACTCCTGGGCCGGCGACCCGTGGGCGAACTGGCTGTTCATGCTCGGTCTGCTGGGCATCGGCCTGGCCCTGGTCGGCGGTATCGCGCTGCGGATCGCAGCCGTCGCGGGCACCGCGATGATGGCGCTGATGTGGATCGCCGAGTGGCCGCCGGCCAAACACCTGTCCGACGGGTCGCTGAGCATGTCGACCAACCCGTTCACCGACTACCACCTCATCTACGCCGTCGTCCTCATCGCCCTCGCGGCGGCCGGTGCCGGTGCCACCTGGGGCCTCGGCAAGCAGTGGGCCAGGCTCCCCTTCGTCAGCCGCAACCGCTGGCTGCGGTGA
- a CDS encoding zinc-dependent alcohol dehydrogenase, with protein MKAAVVRAFGEPLVIEERPDPEPGPGQIRVRVEASGLCHTDIHAARGDWPVRPNPPFVPGHEGVGLVEKLGAGVTRLSVGQRVAVPWLGRACGRCEHCLSGWETLCEQQINTGYGCDGGYAEKMLAWGDYAQPVPDGISALEAAPLTCAGVTTYKALKVAGVKPAQLVAVSGVGGLGHLAVQYAKIAGATVAAIDVSDEKLRLAAELGADIVIDARKEDVGQVLQRHGGAHAAIALAVNEAAFAAANSGLRRGGKLVMVALPAHGTIQVPIFDTVLRGTSVIGSIVGTRQDLAEVFQLHAAGRTKVIYETRPLATVNESMEDVLRGSVKARIVFDLGAGK; from the coding sequence ATGAAGGCAGCGGTCGTACGGGCGTTCGGTGAGCCCCTGGTCATCGAGGAACGCCCCGACCCCGAGCCCGGACCTGGCCAGATCCGGGTACGGGTGGAGGCCTCCGGGCTGTGCCACACCGACATCCACGCAGCCCGCGGCGACTGGCCGGTCAGGCCGAACCCGCCGTTCGTCCCCGGCCACGAGGGCGTCGGCCTCGTCGAGAAGCTCGGCGCGGGCGTCACCCGCCTGTCCGTCGGGCAGCGCGTCGCCGTGCCCTGGCTGGGCCGCGCCTGCGGGCGGTGCGAGCACTGTCTGTCCGGCTGGGAGACGCTGTGCGAGCAGCAGATCAACACCGGGTACGGGTGCGACGGCGGGTACGCCGAGAAGATGCTCGCGTGGGGCGACTACGCCCAGCCGGTGCCCGACGGGATCAGCGCCCTGGAGGCCGCCCCGCTGACCTGCGCCGGCGTCACCACGTACAAGGCGCTCAAGGTCGCCGGGGTCAAGCCCGCGCAGCTCGTCGCCGTCTCCGGTGTCGGCGGGCTCGGGCACCTCGCCGTGCAGTACGCGAAGATCGCCGGAGCGACCGTGGCGGCCATCGACGTCAGCGACGAGAAGCTGCGGCTCGCGGCGGAACTCGGCGCGGACATCGTCATCGACGCCCGCAAGGAGGACGTCGGCCAGGTGCTCCAGCGGCACGGCGGAGCGCACGCGGCCATCGCGCTCGCGGTGAACGAGGCGGCGTTCGCGGCGGCCAACTCCGGGCTGCGACGCGGCGGAAAGCTCGTCATGGTGGCCCTTCCCGCGCACGGAACGATCCAGGTCCCGATCTTCGACACCGTTCTGCGCGGCACCTCGGTCATCGGATCGATCGTCGGCACCCGACAGGACCTGGCCGAGGTGTTCCAGCTGCACGCGGCCGGCCGCACGAAGGTCATCTACGAGACGCGTCCCCTCGCGACCGTC